The genomic window GAGCGCGGTCCGGTAGAAGATATCTCGTGCGGCCTCCCGCGGAAGGTCCCGACCGAGCAACTGTGCCCGCTCCTCGCGGTACGGATACGGAATATTCGGGAAATCGGAGCCGTACATGATCGACTCCGAACACTCGACGAGCGCCGCGTCCGAAATCGACGACGGATCGAACCCCATCGTTTCCGGTGCGGACGTCGACATCGCGAAGGTCGTATCCAGATAGGCCCCCTCGTACTCGCGGGCGAACGCGAGGAATCGATCGGTCTCGTAGGTCCCCATGTGGGCACAGCAGACCCGTAGCTCCGGATACGACTCGAGCAGTTCCTCGAAGACGTCCGCGCCGACGTAGGGGCTCCCCTCGTACAGCGGCGCCGTCCCGCCGTGGTAGGTGATCGGCCGGTCGTAGTCGGCGGCGACCTCGAGCGCGGGCGCGAGCCGCGAGTCCGCGGGCTGACACTCCTGGACGGGACAGTGGATCTTCAGGCCGCGGGCGCCGGCCTCGAAGGCGTCGCGGACGACGGCCGCAGGGTCATCGTCGTCGGGGTGGACCGTCGCGAACGGAATCAGGAAGTCGGAGGCGTCGGCCTGCTCGAGGAGCCACTCGTTCAGGTCGGTCGCGAGGCCCGGCTCGTGAGCGTACGGGAGGGCGACGTAGGCCTCGACGCCGGCCGACCGGAGGACGTCCTCGACGTCGGCTCGAGCCGTCGGCGTCGAGAACTCCCAGTCGGTTTCGGCGCTGAGCGTTCGCTGAATGGCGGCCGCCAGCCGGTCGGGAAACAGGTGCGTGTGGGCGTCGATGGCCGGCCGAAAGGCGGTCGAGCGGTCGTCGGCGTCCGTCGATCGATCGGAAGCTGGCATCTGAATCAGTGAGAGTCGAGGCTCGAGGACGGCTACCACAGGAACGGTGATAGGCGTACCGCCGGCGGCGGATGGCCCGTCGGTTCGCGGTCGTGGGGTCGTCGCTCGAGAGTTGTTCGAGAGTGGCTCGAGAGCCGCGGAAATTATGGGCGCCCGTATAGTGCGTGTGGGTAGAACACCACATGACCCGGCCAGTCGAGGGCGAGACCCACACGTTCGAGCGGACGTTCACGACCGACGACGTCGAGCGGTTCGCGGAGCTCTCCCGCGACAGACAGCCGATCCACACCGAGCCGGACGAGGACGGCCGCCTGGTGGTCCACGGCCTGCTGACCGCGACGGTCCCGACGAAGATCGGCGGCGACCTCGAGGTGCTGGCGCGGTCGATGGACCTCGAGTTCGTTCGACCGGTCTACACCGGCCAGCGCATCACCTGCACGTGGACGTTCGAATCGGTCGCGGAGCGCGACGATCGCTACGTGATCGGTGTCGACGTGGACTGCGAGAACGGCGACGGGGAAGCGGTGCTCACCGGTAGCGTCGAGGGCGTCATCTGGAAGGACGAGAGCTAACTGAACTTCTGGACCGTCACGTCGAGCGTGTCGAGGTCGACGATCGGCGCGTAGCCGGCGTCGGGATCGATGTTGACGCTCTTCTGGAAGT from Haloterrigena sp. KLK7 includes these protein-coding regions:
- a CDS encoding amidohydrolase family protein is translated as MPASDRSTDADDRSTAFRPAIDAHTHLFPDRLAAAIQRTLSAETDWEFSTPTARADVEDVLRSAGVEAYVALPYAHEPGLATDLNEWLLEQADASDFLIPFATVHPDDDDPAAVVRDAFEAGARGLKIHCPVQECQPADSRLAPALEVAADYDRPITYHGGTAPLYEGSPYVGADVFEELLESYPELRVCCAHMGTYETDRFLAFAREYEGAYLDTTFAMSTSAPETMGFDPSSISDAALVECSESIMYGSDFPNIPYPYREERAQLLGRDLPREAARDIFYRTALEYLGLEDDAVVDSSD
- a CDS encoding MaoC/PaaZ C-terminal domain-containing protein, whose amino-acid sequence is MTRPVEGETHTFERTFTTDDVERFAELSRDRQPIHTEPDEDGRLVVHGLLTATVPTKIGGDLEVLARSMDLEFVRPVYTGQRITCTWTFESVAERDDRYVIGVDVDCENGDGEAVLTGSVEGVIWKDES